The following DNA comes from Bdellovibrionales bacterium.
GCTTTCTCCTCGGCGGTGGAGGAGGCTGTAAAAGCGACAAGACGGGCGCCCTGGACGGACTCTAACTCTTTGAGCTGAGCGAAAAGTTCCATTCCGTGAATGTCGGGGAGTCGCATATCTACAAAAACTGCATCATACTGGTTTTTAGCAGCCTTTTCGAGACCTTGAGCGCCGGTCTCAGCCTCATCGATATCTAGCTCGAAAGCCTTAAGGAAGTAGGTAAATATAAAACGATTGTCCTCACTGTCCTCAATTAACAATATATTTTTAATATTGGAGAGATTTGTGAAGAACTCGCTATCGAGCTGAACTTTTAATGAGGCCTTGTCCACTTCATGAGATTCGGCTCGGGGAGCGGGGATTTGTAGTCGAAACAAAGTGCCCTCGCCCACTACGCTAGAAACTAATTTCACCTCGCCTTCGAGCAAATCAGCGAGACCTTTACAAATGGATAAACCTAAACCGGTGCCTTCGATTTTTTTGGACTGGCTTAACGCGGTTCTCTGGAAAGGCTTAAAGGCATTTTCAATATCACTGGCCGTCATTCCCATGCCGGTATCTTTTATTGAAAATTGGAGTTGAGAGCTGAGTAAAAGATAATCTGTGGTGACGGTGACCGAACCGCGCTCGGTGAATTTAATCGCATTAGAGATCAAATTGACCAAAATTTGTTTGAGCAACGTCTCGTCCGTTTTAACGTGAGAGGGGACTTTGTCGTTAATTTCAATATCAAATTGAATATTTTTTTGTGCAGCCTTAAGGCGAAAGACGGAGGTGATTTGTCGAAGAAGATCTCTGATGGAGACGATGCTATCGGTTTTCTGAAACGACTTTGATTTAATTTTGGTGAGATCTAATATGTCTCCCACAAGATTGAGCAAGTGGTGACTGGAATTCTCTAAGGAAGCAAAATAGTCTTTGGCTTTGGTTGTATTGAGAAGTTCTCCAAACTCTTTTTTGATCACTTCTGTGTATCCCGTAATACTGGTGAGCGGTGTGCGAATTTCATGAGCCATTGCTGCTAGAAATTGAGTTTGGGAGATTTTTTCGTTTTCCTCGTGCTTCGCTTTATGACGGGCTTCGATCAATCGAATGGCTTGCTTGGAGAGAATCTCCATCTGCTTTTTTTGACTCATCGTTAAAGTGCGAGATTGACGGTCAATGACACATAAAGTTCCTAGTTTATAACCATTTGAAGTCACTAGAGGCTGACCGGCGTAGAATCGTATATTGGGATTTCCCGTGACCAGTGGATTGTCGGCAAAGCGCTCATCTGCTGTGGTGTCCTGCACTTCGAAGAGGCCGTCTCCTGGAGCTGTAATCGCATGCCCGCAGAAGGAGATGTCGCGATCAGTTTCTGCGGCATTGAGGCCGATGCGAGCTTTAAACCACTGCCTCTTGTGATCAACCAAGCTGATCAGAGAGATTGGACAGCCGGTCACCGATGAGGCCATAAAAACGATATCTTCGAACTCTTCCTCGGAAGGTGTGTCGAGAATGTCGAGTTGCAAAAGCTCATTGACGCGCTCGTGATCATTGTTGGGAAAGACAGGTAGTTTCATGCGTCCCGAATGCAAAAGTTTGCACCAAGATATAGAGCTTCGAGGCATTAAGCAAGGAAATGGAAGTAATTACAGAGGGGATATCCACGAAAAAAGTTTAGTGGTTGTTCCAGTAATAACTGGAACTCCAGGGACGCAGATTGTCCCTGAATTACGCAGCTTTGTATCGTGTATTTTGGAATTGATTCACGTATTCAATAATAGCGGACATAGGCTCGGCCGCAATTTTCTCGAATTCGATTCCAGAGGAGCCGTCTTTCGTGTGGTAAAGGATACGTCCTTCAACATGAATCGGGATCGCCAAGCTCGGACTTTCGAGCTTGATGTCGACATTTGTGCCTGTCGGGAAGTTCTTACCCAGTCCCGATACACCGATGCCACCTTGACCGATAATATTCACTTTCACTAAGTAGCTAAATTTTGAATCGGCTTTAGAGATTTTTGCCGTCGCCACAATGGGAACTCGTGGTACTTTTCGGCGAGTCATTTCTAAAGCGTTCATAAAAATCGAGTTGTTAAAAATGCTTTCCCATACGTCTTTATTCTTTTGACAGAGGTAGATATCGTGGTTGAGCTCCACGTTTTTAAGATACTGAATGCATTCGTCAAAGGACATAAAGCGGGTCTCATTTTTAGGGTCTTTGATTTTCCACTCGACGCTAAAATGATCTTCAAGCTTTTTAATGATTGTCGGGTAGTCTTGTCTCCATTGGAGGACCGACACCCAATCTTTTTCACCCTTCCACCAAATGAAAGAGTCTTCGCTGATTTTATTGGCCGCGAGATGTGCATGCACATCATCGGTTGTAAATGGGCCCAAAACAGTGTTTTTATGATAGACAAACCATTCTATTTTCATACTTATTAAATATCGGCCGCCCCATTTGATAACTTAAAGAGAGAAACAGACATTTTGCGAGCTCAGTTCAATTCAGGTCCAAGGGCCAAGGAGCCATAAGCCGAGACTTAGTGCTTTGGTCGGTTTTTGGGTCGCTGCGTCTCCTGGGAGCGCCCGAACTATAGTAAGAATTCCATAGGACAATCCATGAGAAATACGACCTTTGTAGTGGCCATTTTAATTCTGATCGGTTTTGAAGTTTATTATTTCAGAACGGAGCGTTGGTCACCGGTGGGCGATGAGCAAACGCAAGATTCTAAAAAGCTCACTCCGGAAGAAGAAATCACCAGTAAGAACTTGCAGCAGGTGCAAGCTCAGCAGGCTGCGCCGACAAAATCAGATGTGCAAGAGCAAACTTTAACTCAACTGTACCTCGTCGAATCCAACAGTAAAAAGAAAGATTGGGAAGTTTGGGCGGACAGTGCTCATAAAGGCATGGGCTCTGCCGTATGGGAATTGGAAAAGGTCAAAGCCGAATTTTTTTCCGAAAACGTGACCTACAAAGTCAACGGCGCCAAGGGGACCGTGGATGAGGCCAAAAAAGACATGATCATCGAAGGTGACGTCAAATTAGTCTCGAGTAATGGCTACATTTTTTTTACTAATAAACTTGTGTATAACCCCACCACGAAATCCATCAACTCCAGAGACAAGGTGAGCGTGGAAGGGCCGAATGAGGGGCATGGTCGACTCTACATGGAAGGCACCGGCTTGAATGTGAGTTTGGTCAGCAACCTCATGGTCTTGGAAAAAGATGTGCTGGGGCACAAGCCCATGAGTCAAC
Coding sequences within:
- a CDS encoding response regulator codes for the protein MKLPVFPNNDHERVNELLQLDILDTPSEEEFEDIVFMASSVTGCPISLISLVDHKRQWFKARIGLNAAETDRDISFCGHAITAPGDGLFEVQDTTADERFADNPLVTGNPNIRFYAGQPLVTSNGYKLGTLCVIDRQSRTLTMSQKKQMEILSKQAIRLIEARHKAKHEENEKISQTQFLAAMAHEIRTPLTSITGYTEVIKKEFGELLNTTKAKDYFASLENSSHHLLNLVGDILDLTKIKSKSFQKTDSIVSIRDLLRQITSVFRLKAAQKNIQFDIEINDKVPSHVKTDETLLKQILVNLISNAIKFTERGSVTVTTDYLLLSSQLQFSIKDTGMGMTASDIENAFKPFQRTALSQSKKIEGTGLGLSICKGLADLLEGEVKLVSSVVGEGTLFRLQIPAPRAESHEVDKASLKVQLDSEFFTNLSNIKNILLIEDSEDNRFIFTYFLKAFELDIDEAETGAQGLEKAAKNQYDAVFVDMRLPDIHGMELFAQLKELESVQGARLVAFTASSTAEEKARCMKAGFTHFLPKPFSRNDLLRSLTE
- a CDS encoding GYF domain-containing protein, with protein sequence MKIEWFVYHKNTVLGPFTTDDVHAHLAANKISEDSFIWWKGEKDWVSVLQWRQDYPTIIKKLEDHFSVEWKIKDPKNETRFMSFDECIQYLKNVELNHDIYLCQKNKDVWESIFNNSIFMNALEMTRRKVPRVPIVATAKISKADSKFSYLVKVNIIGQGGIGVSGLGKNFPTGTNVDIKLESPSLAIPIHVEGRILYHTKDGSSGIEFEKIAAEPMSAIIEYVNQFQNTRYKAA
- the lptC gene encoding LPS export ABC transporter periplasmic protein LptC, with the translated sequence MRNTTFVVAILILIGFEVYYFRTERWSPVGDEQTQDSKKLTPEEEITSKNLQQVQAQQAAPTKSDVQEQTLTQLYLVESNSKKKDWEVWADSAHKGMGSAVWELEKVKAEFFSENVTYKVNGAKGTVDEAKKDMIIEGDVKLVSSNGYIFFTNKLVYNPTTKSINSRDKVSVEGPNEGHGRLYMEGTGLNVSLVSNLMVLEKDVLGHKPMSQQRAMSIRSQRAEFSGTEQTAIFKNNVVIKVDKMVVKGNFANFQYKNGKLDTLTMDGGIHMQDQNKIGSSGEAIVYFNEDKYVFRKKPFVTQGENELIGDEIVIFNGGQRVQVRNAKAQYQQQSEKAQ